The following are encoded in a window of Shewanella psychrotolerans genomic DNA:
- a CDS encoding TapY2 family type IVa secretion system protein, with the protein MMKFIGALSCLVLYGVTTSAVAAKQDYKCFINSAKKGDQVVFYRWDEKDVRLRAASLPGKQLTDKKGKKYFIKEVEECVPLSQEFSSKEAKAKDKQTLR; encoded by the coding sequence ATGATGAAATTTATAGGAGCTTTATCTTGCTTAGTTTTATATGGCGTGACTACGTCGGCAGTGGCTGCCAAGCAGGATTATAAGTGCTTTATCAATAGTGCTAAGAAAGGCGATCAAGTCGTTTTTTATCGCTGGGATGAAAAAGATGTTCGTTTAAGGGCCGCTAGTTTACCCGGAAAGCAGTTAACGGATAAAAAGGGCAAGAAGTACTTCATTAAGGAAGTGGAGGAGTGCGTTCCTCTGAGCCAAGAGTTTAGTAGTAAAGAAGCTAAAGCTAAAGATAAGCAGACATTAAGATAA
- a CDS encoding GspH/FimT family pseudopilin encodes MKNQNGFTCGFSCGFTLIELMVTLSVATILLSIAVPNLSSLHQVYRADAAIRIIQQTLQFARNAAINYGVRVTVCPVKDNQCTNDWHLGLSVFTDSGTSNQLDGNDKLLMQTASFDRDDFVYYNRAAARFQPDGLASGTNGTLRYCPSSKTNPYSKAVIVNQAGRVRFSKDTNISCDG; translated from the coding sequence ATGAAAAATCAAAATGGATTTACCTGTGGATTTTCCTGTGGTTTTACCTTAATTGAGTTAATGGTGACGCTGTCGGTCGCTACTATACTCCTCTCCATAGCAGTACCCAACTTATCCAGCCTACATCAGGTATATCGCGCCGATGCAGCGATAAGAATCATCCAACAAACACTGCAGTTTGCTCGAAATGCCGCCATTAATTATGGTGTGCGGGTAACGGTATGCCCAGTCAAAGATAATCAATGCACTAATGATTGGCACTTAGGACTCAGTGTTTTTACTGACTCAGGTACCAGCAATCAGCTCGATGGTAATGACAAACTATTGATGCAAACAGCCTCATTCGATCGCGATGACTTCGTTTACTACAACCGCGCTGCGGCACGCTTTCAGCCTGATGGATTAGCATCAGGCACTAATGGCACATTGCGATACTGTCCAAGTTCAAAAACTAACCCCTATTCTAAAGCGGTAATAGTTAATCAAGCTGGAAGGGTAAGATTTTCAAAAGATACAAATATTAGCTGTGACGGGTAG
- a CDS encoding GspH/FimT family pseudopilin — MRNRSQGFTLVELMVTIAVAAILLTIGVPSLVSMYEGFRTNSNVEKIHNVMAFARNQAISYGATVNVCPFASVSTCGTSADWSGGIRVYINSAGTDKELRAIDSFHSNDKVKGPSGTITFSPEGLSSGGTLIYCPGGKTAESQSVDITTSGKISYGNDGNSC; from the coding sequence ATGCGCAATCGTTCACAAGGATTTACACTAGTCGAGTTGATGGTCACCATTGCCGTAGCAGCCATTTTACTCACCATTGGTGTTCCCTCGCTAGTGTCTATGTATGAGGGATTTAGGACCAATAGCAACGTTGAAAAGATTCACAATGTTATGGCTTTTGCGCGCAACCAAGCCATTAGCTACGGTGCAACCGTTAATGTCTGTCCATTCGCTAGTGTAAGCACTTGCGGCACTAGTGCAGACTGGAGTGGTGGAATACGGGTATATATTAACTCGGCAGGAACAGACAAAGAATTAAGAGCTATAGACAGCTTTCACAGCAATGACAAAGTTAAGGGACCCTCAGGTACCATCACCTTCTCCCCTGAGGGATTATCATCTGGCGGAACTCTTATCTACTGTCCTGGCGGAAAAACAGCTGAGTCTCAAAGCGTTGATATTACTACTAGCGGAAAAATCTCCTATGGCAACGATGGCAACTCTTGCTAA
- a CDS encoding pilus assembly PilX family protein produces the protein MKKQEGMVLFFSLIVLIIMTVIGVALAVNSTQSLRMAGAGAERIEAKALADGGIAAVLLNKTPAFLASMSNIDNDNAYLGGTQVLTPLPLVDDGAGGLKVEPKNVACQRTGAASSTGLFQCRRVEISSQVSFGRDNLGQLTVVTGIEQEVLSGSGI, from the coding sequence ATCAAAAAGCAAGAAGGTATGGTGCTGTTTTTTTCGTTAATTGTTCTCATCATTATGACAGTTATAGGTGTTGCTTTAGCCGTAAATTCTACTCAATCATTAAGAATGGCAGGGGCCGGAGCTGAACGTATTGAAGCCAAGGCATTGGCTGATGGTGGTATTGCTGCCGTCTTGTTAAATAAGACTCCAGCATTTTTAGCAAGCATGTCCAATATTGATAATGACAATGCTTATTTGGGGGGGACACAAGTACTAACCCCTCTTCCTTTAGTCGATGATGGGGCTGGTGGTCTTAAGGTTGAGCCTAAAAATGTGGCTTGTCAGCGCACTGGAGCAGCTAGTAGCACAGGTTTATTTCAATGTCGACGTGTCGAAATATCCAGCCAGGTGAGTTTTGGCAGGGATAATTTAGGTCAGCTGACTGTCGTTACGGGTATTGAGCAGGAAGTGCTCAGTGGGAGTGGAATATGA
- a CDS encoding P-II family nitrogen regulator: MKKVEAIIKPFKLDDVRESLAEIGITGMTVSEVKGFGRQKGHTELYRGAEYMVDFLPKVKIELVIQDEQLEQAIEVIVDTARTGKIGDGKIFVTEVERVIRIRTGEENEEAV, from the coding sequence ATGAAGAAAGTTGAGGCCATTATTAAGCCGTTCAAGTTAGATGATGTGCGGGAATCTCTGGCAGAAATTGGTATTACCGGCATGACTGTTTCTGAAGTCAAAGGTTTTGGTCGTCAAAAAGGTCATACAGAGCTCTATCGTGGTGCCGAGTATATGGTCGATTTCCTTCCTAAGGTTAAAATTGAGCTAGTTATTCAAGATGAGCAATTGGAACAGGCTATAGAGGTTATTGTTGATACCGCAAGGACAGGCAAGATCGGCGACGGAAAAATATTTGTCACCGAGGTTGAGCGTGTTATCCGTATTCGAACAGGTGAAGAGAACGAAGAAGCTGTTTAA
- a CDS encoding PilW family protein produces the protein MKNITKNLKLYQTGMSLVELMVAMVIGLFLTAGVFTMFSMSSSNVTTTSQFNQLQENGRIALAIMERDISQLGFFGDYTGTDIDPTNPNVMSAAVPNDCFGGGANNATLPNTSGLQFRRVWGYEAGGSGVGINCLTGVRANTDVIQLKRLLGPGAPLPLNTSRHYVATASNEAIFFTGGQSLPVLENSRIWEYLHHIYFIKNDGEVPVLRRRTLTVTNGMNNEEQLVEGIENIRVLYGFDDDADGVVDIYRSVSNVSNSMWESALMSPNTNAISLTLPRLVAVKIYVLVRSLQEDVTYTNDVEYQLGDKTIVAPKDHYRRKVMSTSVILENPMLIGS, from the coding sequence ATGAAAAATATAACCAAAAATCTGAAATTATATCAGACAGGTATGTCTCTGGTTGAGTTAATGGTCGCTATGGTGATAGGCCTGTTTTTAACTGCAGGTGTGTTTACCATGTTCAGTATGTCGTCATCTAATGTGACGACAACCAGCCAGTTTAATCAATTACAAGAAAACGGTCGGATTGCATTGGCTATTATGGAGCGTGATATAAGCCAACTGGGTTTTTTTGGTGATTATACTGGGACTGATATAGATCCAACGAACCCTAATGTTATGTCGGCGGCAGTACCCAATGATTGTTTCGGTGGAGGAGCTAATAATGCGACACTTCCAAATACTTCTGGGCTCCAATTTAGGCGCGTTTGGGGTTATGAAGCTGGGGGCAGTGGAGTAGGAATAAATTGTTTGACTGGGGTGCGAGCAAATACCGATGTCATTCAACTTAAAAGACTCTTGGGGCCCGGGGCCCCTTTACCGCTTAATACTTCACGTCACTATGTCGCAACCGCATCTAATGAAGCAATTTTTTTTACTGGTGGGCAATCTTTGCCTGTTCTTGAAAATAGTCGAATTTGGGAGTATCTGCATCATATTTATTTTATTAAAAATGACGGCGAGGTACCGGTTTTGAGACGACGTACGCTGACGGTAACTAATGGTATGAATAACGAGGAGCAGCTAGTCGAAGGAATAGAAAATATTCGAGTGTTATATGGGTTTGATGATGATGCTGATGGTGTTGTGGATATATATAGATCTGTTTCTAACGTTTCAAATTCAATGTGGGAGTCTGCATTAATGAGTCCCAATACAAATGCAATATCACTTACACTACCCCGTTTGGTTGCTGTAAAAATATATGTGTTGGTTAGGTCGCTGCAAGAAGACGTTACTTACACCAATGATGTTGAATATCAGTTAGGAGATAAAACGATAGTCGCACCTAAAGACCATTATAGACGTAAGGTTATGTCAACATCCGTAATTTTAGAGAACCCAATGCTTATAGGGAGCTAA
- the ispH gene encoding 4-hydroxy-3-methylbut-2-enyl diphosphate reductase produces the protein MQIKLANPRGFCAGVDRAISIVERALELFSPPIYVRHEVVHNRYVVQNLKDRGAVFVDELDQVPDDSIVIFSAHGVSQAVRAEAKQRGLRVFDATCPLVTKVHLQVTRASRKGIECILIGHAGHPEVEGTMGQYDNPEGGVLLVESPADVEALVVKDPDNLCFVTQTTLSMDDTADVIAALQKRFPSIQGPRKDDICYATQNRQDAVRNVAYDVDLFIVVGSKNSSNSNRLKELAIKKGTQSYLVDNADDIVPGWFNGIEKVAVTAGASAPEVLVKQVIDAIAKLAPSVITEVEGRKEDTVFAVPAELR, from the coding sequence TTGCAAATCAAGTTAGCTAATCCCCGTGGTTTTTGTGCAGGGGTCGATCGTGCAATTAGTATTGTCGAGCGAGCGCTTGAGTTATTTTCGCCACCTATTTATGTGCGTCATGAAGTCGTCCACAACCGCTATGTGGTGCAGAATTTAAAAGATAGGGGCGCGGTGTTTGTTGATGAGCTAGATCAAGTACCCGACGATAGCATTGTGATCTTCAGTGCTCACGGCGTATCCCAAGCGGTCCGAGCTGAAGCTAAGCAACGTGGATTAAGAGTGTTTGATGCAACCTGTCCGTTGGTGACTAAGGTGCACCTTCAGGTGACTCGAGCTAGCCGTAAAGGCATTGAGTGTATTCTTATTGGTCATGCTGGGCACCCTGAGGTCGAGGGCACCATGGGCCAATACGATAATCCTGAGGGTGGGGTTTTGTTAGTAGAGTCTCCAGCAGATGTCGAAGCTCTAGTGGTTAAAGATCCCGATAACCTCTGTTTTGTAACTCAGACTACGTTATCTATGGATGATACTGCTGACGTTATTGCTGCACTACAAAAGCGTTTCCCATCGATACAAGGGCCGCGTAAGGATGATATCTGTTACGCCACTCAAAACCGTCAGGACGCGGTACGTAATGTTGCCTATGATGTGGATCTGTTTATTGTTGTAGGTTCAAAAAATAGTTCGAATTCGAATCGACTTAAAGAACTGGCCATAAAAAAGGGGACGCAGTCTTATTTGGTCGATAATGCTGATGATATTGTACCAGGATGGTTTAACGGTATAGAAAAAGTCGCTGTTACGGCTGGGGCATCGGCCCCCGAAGTACTTGTAAAGCAGGTTATCGATGCGATTGCTAAGCTTGCTCCGAGTGTTATCACTGAAGTTGAAGGCCGCAAAGAGGATACCGTTTTTGCTGTGCCCGCAGAGCTGCGTTAG
- the pilV gene encoding type IV pilus modification protein PilV, producing MVKREQGFTLIEVMVSLVIMVIGLIGIFNLHIVAKRGSFESFQQTQASYYANDIINRMKLNPSQLTNYAGTYSGTPSSATACNAAVCTPSQMQLRDIYEWQSSFTGADETVDTQNVGGLDTPTACIEVNANTVTVVLAWRGIRETKIDAGSPIVDTSTPCAASKENRRIFSIQTVII from the coding sequence ATGGTAAAGCGTGAGCAAGGGTTCACTTTAATAGAGGTGATGGTATCGCTGGTGATCATGGTGATTGGATTAATAGGGATATTTAACCTTCACATCGTTGCCAAGCGAGGCAGCTTCGAGTCTTTTCAGCAAACCCAGGCTTCATATTATGCCAATGATATTATTAATAGGATGAAGTTGAACCCCTCTCAGTTAACAAACTACGCAGGCACTTACAGTGGAACACCTTCCTCCGCAACGGCTTGTAATGCAGCGGTTTGTACACCATCTCAGATGCAGTTGAGGGACATTTATGAGTGGCAATCGTCATTCACGGGAGCTGACGAGACTGTAGATACACAAAATGTTGGTGGGTTAGATACGCCAACGGCCTGTATTGAGGTTAATGCTAATACAGTAACAGTTGTTCTCGCATGGCGAGGTATTAGAGAGACTAAAATTGATGCAGGTTCTCCCATCGTTGATACCTCGACACCTTGTGCTGCAAGTAAAGAGAATCGCCGCATATTTTCCATTCAAACAGTGATTATTTAG
- the fkpB gene encoding FKBP-type peptidyl-prolyl cis-trans isomerase, with the protein MSVSRSLLCHMNIVLEDGSTADSTKASGKPAKLNIGDKTLSPAFEAELINLNQGDKHSFTLQAADAFGESNPDAIHHMDRSKFPADMSLEAGVIVSFAGPGGSEIPGIVRDVIGDSVTVDLNHPLAGRAVTFELEVVQVL; encoded by the coding sequence GTGTCCGTATCTCGTTCATTGTTATGCCACATGAATATCGTGCTTGAAGATGGTTCAACGGCCGATAGCACTAAAGCATCTGGTAAGCCGGCTAAATTAAATATTGGTGATAAAACCTTAAGCCCAGCGTTTGAGGCGGAGCTCATTAACCTTAATCAAGGCGACAAACATAGCTTCACCCTGCAAGCGGCTGATGCATTTGGTGAATCAAATCCTGATGCGATTCACCATATGGATAGAAGTAAGTTTCCTGCAGATATGAGTTTAGAAGCTGGTGTTATCGTCAGTTTCGCAGGTCCAGGTGGCAGTGAGATCCCTGGTATTGTGCGTGATGTTATTGGCGATTCAGTCACTGTCGATCTTAATCATCCTTTGGCTGGACGCGCCGTCACCTTCGAATTAGAAGTTGTTCAGGTACTTTAA
- a CDS encoding type IV pilin protein: MQKVKGFTLIELMITVAIVGILASIAYPSYIDYITKSARSEGVAAVMRVANLQEQYYLDNRAYATDMAKLGLANPFVTEHGHYSVASAGTSSFTITATAQGSQAARDSTCTTITMTSAGVKGPSTECWK, from the coding sequence ATGCAAAAAGTAAAAGGCTTTACCTTAATTGAGTTGATGATCACGGTGGCAATCGTTGGGATCCTAGCTTCGATTGCCTATCCATCTTATATCGACTACATAACTAAGAGTGCTCGCTCTGAAGGGGTTGCAGCAGTGATGAGAGTGGCTAATTTACAAGAGCAGTACTATTTAGATAATCGTGCTTATGCGACCGACATGGCTAAACTCGGGCTTGCAAATCCCTTTGTTACTGAACATGGTCATTACAGTGTGGCTTCGGCTGGAACGAGCTCTTTTACCATTACAGCTACAGCTCAAGGCAGTCAAGCTGCCCGTGATTCGACATGTACGACAATCACTATGACATCTGCGGGGGTTAAAGGCCCCTCTACGGAGTGTTGGAAATGA
- the lspA gene encoding signal peptidase II, with translation MPSSWKESGLRWYWVVVLVFIADQLSKQWVLANFDLYESIKLLPVFNFTYVRNYGAAFSFLSDAGGWQRWLFTLVAVGFSTLLTVWLRKQSSGMWRLNLAYTLVIGGALGNLIDRLQHGFVVDFLDFYWNTNHFPAFNIADSAICIGAGLIIIDSFISESKPNGEGAAKG, from the coding sequence ATGCCATCTAGCTGGAAAGAGAGTGGCTTGCGTTGGTATTGGGTAGTTGTGTTGGTGTTTATCGCCGACCAGCTATCTAAGCAATGGGTTTTAGCCAATTTTGACCTTTATGAGTCAATTAAATTATTGCCGGTTTTTAACTTTACCTATGTACGTAACTATGGTGCGGCATTTAGTTTTCTAAGTGATGCGGGTGGCTGGCAACGCTGGCTATTTACCTTAGTGGCGGTTGGTTTTAGTACACTGTTAACGGTTTGGCTTAGAAAGCAATCGAGCGGTATGTGGCGATTAAATTTAGCCTATACACTGGTGATTGGTGGGGCGCTTGGGAATCTAATCGATAGATTACAGCATGGTTTTGTTGTTGATTTTCTCGATTTCTATTGGAATACGAACCATTTTCCGGCGTTTAATATTGCCGACTCGGCGATCTGTATCGGTGCAGGGCTGATTATCATCGACTCATTTATCAGTGAAAGTAAACCAAACGGCGAAGGTGCCGCAAAGGGGTAG
- a CDS encoding pilus assembly protein produces MKFNQFLCASFVAALTMSAQSQADDTDLYLNPELTQNRSKVLIIFDNSGSMDAEVEGGQKGYDPDIPYPAVGSSNSYQGRMIYFTVGTGMDESSLPVPDSPSESRRFNELINGCATAKEALDKYGRFTGYIREFKFTGNGKGTWQQIKENSGAEKNNPVDCGEDIEAGTADNNKALTGYEPGYPQDSVKSGNTYIPYGATDSTAQDTAKAIGFGAGELVTLYTDNYLRWYTLYKGGLLPPDETPPTRLEMAQSAITGVISSIPSVDFGLALFNLNYPEEGDRDGGRIVAGIKQRTSAEKDLLISTVENIPAETNTPLCETLFEAYRYFSGGSITFGHSDSNYSNWYRSNRPPYDSSIEANGGTTYKSPLSECDKIAYVIYITDGAPTVDTSADDFIKTLNDAPYEYDTVRNRSSYLPALAGYMYNNDIMPNVENFQRVITHSIGFSLAEGSEAEPLLIETARRGGGKYFAANDTAQLQEKISNIVDEITKTGQRFSAPGVAFSNADPTRTLDSAYYALFRPSQSPKWAGNLKKLKVNSSGTLVDATGKPAIDSSGGISETACSFWSNCSGSPDGNDVILGGAARTISPDERNLYSDIGSGGSVTTLSVANAASYAGGTSSLATYMSLPDSTAELSKAFEWIKGNNVDKADDGEFTSEDFSGVRGDIVGDPLHSQPLAIDYGGDGSNVIIFFGTNHGMLHAFKDTGTSVSESWAFMPYQLLPNVTTLRGNNYALGHSVYGLDGSPVAYLERSASGSITKAWLFIGMRRGGETYFAFDVTDPSAKPKLLWKVSNSTDGFTDLGQTWSTPVVTKVPGSDKPVVIFGGGYNHGYDSGTGKNSDGRAVFIVDAETGSLVHKFGASGNTILAGIEDSIVGSIATLDSNSDGYTDRLYASDLGGKVWRMDMPFDDKTTWSGFKFADFGGTLSNDRRFFYEPTVAQTYFTNTTKVTVTDASGTTTTVAYQNVPYDAVTLGTGNRAEPLDRVTNDMFFVLQDRNVITQQFGSGGSAVPEAITFSNLYDVTSASPITEAENIEFGTKKGWYYDFPVAGEKSLSPSVIIRGKVYFTSFIPTQPAADQDVCTVSSVGRLYTLDLHKGARYSEEYVIDVCDNCIPQPPKIITPPVDKYIPCEGEDCPPCEGEGCNPPEPEPEPEPEADCESQIRLIIGKGTCDENGFNCTGTINLDACLNTNKLYYHQNEIN; encoded by the coding sequence ATGAAGTTTAATCAATTCTTATGTGCAAGCTTTGTCGCTGCATTGACAATGTCAGCGCAATCACAGGCTGACGATACTGATTTGTATTTAAATCCAGAGTTAACTCAAAACCGTAGTAAAGTTTTAATCATATTTGACAACTCTGGCAGTATGGATGCAGAGGTTGAAGGGGGGCAAAAGGGGTATGATCCAGATATTCCTTACCCTGCTGTTGGTAGCTCCAATTCGTATCAAGGTCGAATGATCTATTTTACTGTTGGCACGGGTATGGATGAGTCTTCATTACCTGTACCTGATAGTCCTTCTGAATCTCGGCGATTTAATGAATTAATCAATGGATGTGCTACGGCAAAAGAAGCATTGGATAAATATGGACGTTTTACAGGCTATATTCGAGAATTTAAGTTTACAGGTAATGGTAAAGGAACATGGCAGCAGATTAAAGAAAATAGCGGTGCTGAAAAGAACAATCCAGTTGATTGTGGTGAAGATATCGAAGCGGGTACAGCTGATAATAATAAAGCTTTAACTGGGTATGAGCCTGGTTACCCCCAGGATAGTGTTAAATCTGGTAATACTTATATTCCCTATGGTGCTACAGACTCTACTGCGCAAGATACAGCTAAAGCTATTGGCTTCGGAGCTGGTGAGTTAGTGACTCTATATACTGATAATTATCTGCGTTGGTACACACTGTATAAAGGTGGTTTGTTACCACCAGACGAAACTCCACCAACTCGGCTAGAAATGGCGCAGAGTGCAATTACAGGTGTAATTAGTTCTATCCCATCGGTCGATTTTGGTTTGGCTCTTTTTAATTTAAACTATCCTGAAGAAGGTGATCGAGATGGCGGGCGTATTGTCGCGGGCATTAAGCAAAGAACCAGTGCAGAAAAGGACCTATTAATTAGTACTGTAGAGAATATTCCTGCTGAGACAAATACTCCTTTGTGTGAAACGTTATTTGAAGCTTATAGATACTTTAGCGGTGGAAGTATTACTTTTGGTCATTCTGATAGTAACTATTCGAATTGGTATCGGTCTAACAGACCGCCCTATGATTCAAGTATTGAAGCTAATGGTGGCACCACTTATAAATCCCCATTATCTGAGTGTGATAAAATTGCGTACGTTATTTATATCACAGATGGTGCGCCAACAGTTGACACTAGTGCCGATGATTTTATAAAAACGTTAAATGATGCACCATATGAATATGACACCGTTAGGAATAGGTCTAGCTATTTACCTGCATTAGCTGGATATATGTATAATAATGATATAATGCCTAATGTAGAGAATTTTCAACGAGTTATTACTCATTCAATTGGTTTTAGTTTAGCGGAGGGGTCTGAAGCTGAGCCATTATTGATTGAAACAGCTAGACGTGGTGGTGGTAAGTACTTTGCCGCTAATGATACCGCTCAGTTACAAGAAAAAATTAGTAATATAGTTGATGAAATAACCAAGACCGGTCAGCGTTTTTCTGCTCCCGGAGTCGCTTTTAGTAATGCAGATCCTACAAGAACACTAGACTCTGCATATTACGCACTCTTTCGCCCTTCTCAAAGTCCAAAATGGGCAGGTAACCTCAAGAAGCTAAAAGTAAATTCAAGTGGAACTCTTGTGGATGCTACAGGGAAACCTGCTATTGATAGCTCTGGAGGTATTTCCGAAACGGCTTGTAGTTTTTGGAGTAATTGTTCAGGCTCGCCTGATGGCAATGATGTTATTCTTGGGGGGGCTGCTAGAACGATTTCTCCTGACGAACGTAACTTATATAGCGATATAGGTTCAGGTGGCTCAGTTACTACTTTATCTGTGGCTAATGCGGCATCATATGCCGGAGGAACGAGCTCTTTAGCAACATACATGTCATTGCCAGATTCGACTGCTGAGTTAAGTAAAGCGTTTGAGTGGATTAAAGGTAACAATGTTGATAAAGCTGATGATGGGGAGTTCACATCTGAGGACTTTTCCGGTGTTCGAGGCGATATAGTTGGGGACCCTCTGCATTCGCAACCGCTTGCGATAGACTATGGTGGCGACGGTTCCAATGTGATTATATTTTTTGGAACAAATCATGGGATGCTTCATGCTTTCAAAGATACAGGTACGTCAGTTTCTGAAAGTTGGGCATTTATGCCTTACCAACTACTGCCCAATGTGACGACTCTTAGAGGAAATAATTATGCCCTAGGGCATAGTGTTTATGGTTTAGATGGCTCACCGGTTGCCTATTTAGAGAGAAGTGCTAGTGGTTCTATAACTAAAGCGTGGTTATTTATTGGTATGCGAAGGGGCGGCGAAACATACTTTGCGTTTGATGTGACAGATCCTTCTGCCAAACCCAAATTATTGTGGAAAGTGTCCAATAGTACCGATGGTTTCACTGATTTAGGGCAAACTTGGTCAACCCCTGTAGTTACTAAAGTCCCTGGTTCTGATAAACCAGTAGTGATTTTCGGCGGAGGTTACAATCATGGTTATGACTCCGGTACGGGAAAAAACTCCGATGGACGTGCTGTTTTTATTGTGGACGCAGAGACAGGCTCATTAGTGCATAAATTTGGAGCGAGCGGTAATACCATATTGGCAGGTATAGAAGATTCAATCGTTGGTTCTATAGCGACGCTGGATAGCAATAGTGACGGTTATACAGATAGATTGTATGCGTCAGATTTAGGCGGTAAAGTTTGGCGAATGGACATGCCTTTTGATGATAAGACTACTTGGAGCGGATTTAAGTTCGCTGATTTTGGGGGGACATTAAGTAACGATCGTCGTTTCTTTTATGAGCCAACAGTTGCCCAAACCTATTTTACTAACACAACCAAAGTCACTGTTACTGATGCGTCAGGTACGACTACCACTGTCGCTTATCAAAATGTTCCTTATGATGCTGTGACTTTAGGTACAGGTAATAGGGCTGAACCGTTGGATCGAGTAACTAATGATATGTTTTTTGTTTTACAAGATAGGAATGTTATTACTCAACAGTTTGGTTCTGGAGGTTCTGCCGTACCTGAAGCGATTACGTTTTCAAACCTCTATGATGTGACATCAGCGTCACCGATTACGGAGGCTGAAAATATCGAATTTGGTACTAAGAAAGGTTGGTATTATGACTTTCCTGTAGCGGGAGAAAAAAGTTTATCGCCGTCAGTCATTATCAGAGGGAAAGTGTATTTTACGTCCTTTATTCCCACTCAACCAGCGGCTGATCAAGATGTGTGTACCGTTTCTTCTGTTGGTAGATTGTATACATTAGATTTGCATAAAGGGGCTCGTTATTCTGAAGAGTATGTTATTGACGTATGTGATAATTGTATTCCACAGCCGCCTAAGATTATTACCCCACCAGTAGATAAGTATATTCCTTGCGAGGGAGAGGATTGTCCACCTTGTGAAGGTGAGGGGTGTAATCCTCCTGAGCCTGAGCCTGAGCCTGAGCCTGAGGCTGATTGTGAAAGCCAGATCAGGTTGATCATTGGTAAAGGTACTTGTGATGAGAATGGATTTAATTGTACAGGAACAATTAACCTTGATGCCTGTTTAAATACAAATAAGCTTTATTATCATCAGAATGAGATTAATTAG